In Paraburkholderia flava, one genomic interval encodes:
- a CDS encoding alpha/beta fold hydrolase, whose translation MTRFESISPAQPAPLPRRSLAARLGIVSVPRTELRRRYTQTGSKFVQIMGTDVHYVEQGTGPRTLVLIHGFASSLHTWDGVADDLARDHRVIRLDLPPFGVTGPLRDASGRIETMNISVYRRFIDTFIQAVDATHATLIGNSLGGLIAWDYAVRHRGAVEQLVLIDAAGFPMKLPIYIDLFNYALVRISSPWWLPEAIVKSAVRNVYGDPRKLTAPVLRRYIDFFHGEDTREAIGKMVPTLDFRDLDTDVLKTLDVPTLVLWGAKDRWIPPAHAAEFARRIPGAKSVMYPSFGHIPMEESPGDVLRDLRGFLVREPGGAAVRPV comes from the coding sequence ATGACCCGCTTCGAATCCATTTCGCCCGCGCAACCCGCACCGTTGCCGCGCCGCTCGCTTGCCGCGCGTCTCGGCATCGTCAGCGTGCCGCGCACCGAGCTACGTCGACGCTACACGCAGACCGGGTCGAAGTTCGTGCAGATCATGGGCACCGACGTGCACTACGTCGAGCAGGGCACCGGTCCGCGAACGCTGGTCCTGATCCACGGTTTCGCGTCGTCGCTGCATACGTGGGACGGCGTCGCCGACGATCTCGCGCGCGACCATCGCGTGATCCGCCTCGACCTGCCGCCGTTCGGCGTGACCGGTCCGCTGCGCGACGCGTCGGGCCGCATCGAGACGATGAACATCAGCGTGTACCGGCGCTTCATCGATACGTTCATCCAGGCCGTCGACGCGACGCACGCCACGCTGATCGGCAATTCGCTCGGCGGATTGATCGCGTGGGACTACGCGGTGCGCCATCGCGGCGCGGTCGAGCAGCTGGTACTGATCGACGCGGCCGGGTTCCCGATGAAGCTGCCGATCTACATCGACCTCTTCAACTATGCGCTCGTGCGCATCAGCTCGCCGTGGTGGCTGCCCGAGGCGATCGTGAAGAGCGCCGTGCGCAACGTGTACGGCGATCCGCGCAAGCTGACGGCGCCGGTCTTGCGGCGCTACATCGATTTCTTCCACGGCGAGGACACGCGCGAGGCGATCGGCAAGATGGTGCCGACGCTCGATTTCCGCGACCTCGATACCGACGTGCTGAAGACGCTCGATGTGCCTACGCTCGTGCTGTGGGGTGCAAAAGATCGCTGGATTCCACCTGCGCATGCGGCTGAATTCGCGCGACGGATTCCGGGGGCGAAGTCGGTGATGTATCCGTCGTTTGGTCACATCCCGATGGAGGAATCGCCGGGCGATGTGCTGCGCGATCTGCGTGGGTTTCTTGTGCGTGAACCGGGTGGCGCGGCGGTTCGGCCTGTGTGA
- a CDS encoding flavin-containing monooxygenase — MTTSPTPPRIAIVGSGFAGIGMAIRLMRMGLTSFTIYEAAGDIGGTWRDNTYPGAACDVPSHLYSFSFEPNPGWSRAFGGQAEIFAYLKHCVRKYGLAPYLRCNAPVRSARFDETRQVWRLEIGGADDNSAHEQIEADVVIAASGPLSRPAMPQIDGLDRFAGKLFHSARWDHAYPLEGKRVAVIGTGASAIQFVPQIQPRVTHLALFQRTPPWIMPKPDKPVGPRMQWLFRHLPFTQRFVRGAIYWQLESRAVAFVVNPKLMKLPMKFGLGYLRRRVQDPALRAKLTPDYLLGCKRVLLSSDYFPALCQPNVDVVTTSIREIVADGVVTTDGTHHAVDTIICGTGFQVNDYGAPFDVTGIGGADLGAKWLRDGPEAYLGTSVADFPNFFMMVGPNTGLGHNSMIYMIESQVQYIAECLRELARQGARTMNLRHDVQQAFNARLQHEMRHAVWTTGCRSWYQTKSGKVTALWPGFTFSFRRRTKRVRADDYRFAR; from the coding sequence ATGACAACGAGCCCTACCCCTCCCCGTATTGCAATCGTCGGCAGCGGTTTCGCCGGCATCGGCATGGCGATCCGGCTGATGCGGATGGGGCTCACGTCGTTCACGATCTACGAGGCGGCCGGCGATATCGGTGGCACGTGGCGCGACAACACCTACCCCGGCGCGGCGTGCGACGTGCCCTCGCATCTGTATTCGTTTTCGTTCGAGCCGAACCCAGGCTGGTCGCGTGCATTCGGCGGCCAGGCGGAAATTTTCGCGTACCTGAAGCACTGCGTGCGCAAATACGGACTCGCACCTTATCTGCGCTGCAACGCGCCGGTGCGGTCCGCGCGCTTCGATGAAACGCGTCAGGTATGGCGGCTGGAAATCGGCGGCGCGGACGATAACAGCGCGCACGAACAGATCGAAGCCGACGTCGTGATTGCTGCGAGCGGTCCATTGTCGCGGCCGGCGATGCCGCAGATCGACGGCCTCGACCGCTTCGCTGGCAAGCTGTTTCATTCGGCGCGCTGGGATCACGCGTATCCGCTCGAAGGCAAACGGGTCGCCGTGATCGGCACCGGCGCGAGCGCGATCCAGTTCGTGCCGCAGATCCAGCCGCGCGTGACACACCTCGCGCTGTTCCAGCGCACGCCGCCGTGGATCATGCCGAAACCCGACAAGCCCGTCGGTCCGCGGATGCAGTGGCTGTTCAGGCATCTGCCGTTCACGCAGCGCTTCGTGCGCGGTGCGATCTACTGGCAGCTAGAATCGCGCGCGGTCGCGTTCGTCGTGAATCCAAAGCTGATGAAGCTGCCGATGAAATTCGGCCTCGGCTACCTGCGGCGACGCGTGCAGGACCCGGCGTTGCGCGCGAAGCTCACGCCGGATTACCTGCTGGGCTGCAAGCGCGTGCTGCTGTCGAGCGACTACTTCCCTGCGCTGTGCCAACCGAACGTCGATGTCGTCACGACGTCGATCCGCGAGATTGTCGCCGACGGCGTCGTCACGACGGACGGCACGCATCACGCAGTCGATACGATCATCTGCGGTACCGGCTTCCAGGTGAACGACTACGGTGCGCCGTTCGACGTGACCGGCATCGGCGGCGCGGATCTCGGCGCGAAGTGGCTGCGCGATGGCCCCGAGGCCTACCTCGGCACGAGCGTCGCGGACTTCCCGAATTTCTTCATGATGGTCGGCCCGAACACCGGGCTCGGCCACAACTCGATGATCTACATGATCGAGTCGCAGGTGCAGTACATCGCCGAATGCCTGCGCGAACTCGCGCGGCAAGGCGCGCGCACGATGAACCTGCGGCACGACGTGCAGCAGGCGTTCAACGCGCGTCTGCAGCACGAGATGCGGCACGCCGTGTGGACGACCGGCTGCCGCAGCTGGTACCAGACGAAAAGCGGCAAGGTCACCGCGCTGTGGCCGGGCTTCACGTTCAGCTTCCGGCGCCGCACGAAGCGTGTGCGCGCGGACGATTACCGGTTCGCGCGCTAG
- a CDS encoding TetR family transcriptional regulator has translation MDSTADFPPTLHADPDPDLAPGKRKLIEAALRLTAGGRSFATLGLRELAREAGLNPNTFYRHFDTLDALAREAVEWVSRRLRPMLRRERWLAAHDEPLSVPRRASAAFFAFALDNRDAFLSALAEYHGTLPALRDAVRANLHEVSAEMADDVVQLNLMPTLSRATVDEICTQIVLQLFHLSHEYIVNAEHRDALVDYTERFIVRLFAGAMVLEEHGAQA, from the coding sequence ATGGACTCCACCGCCGATTTCCCCCCCACACTGCACGCCGATCCCGACCCGGATCTCGCCCCAGGCAAGCGCAAGCTGATCGAAGCCGCGCTGCGGCTGACGGCCGGCGGCCGCAGCTTCGCGACGCTCGGCCTGCGCGAACTCGCGCGCGAGGCGGGGCTCAATCCGAACACGTTCTACCGGCATTTCGACACGCTCGATGCGCTCGCGCGCGAGGCTGTCGAATGGGTGAGCCGGCGGTTGCGGCCGATGCTGCGGCGCGAACGCTGGCTCGCTGCTCACGACGAACCGCTGAGCGTGCCGCGCCGAGCGTCGGCTGCATTCTTTGCGTTTGCGCTCGATAACCGCGATGCGTTTCTCAGCGCGCTCGCCGAATATCACGGCACGCTGCCTGCATTACGCGACGCGGTGCGTGCGAACCTGCACGAGGTATCCGCCGAAATGGCCGACGACGTCGTGCAGCTGAACCTGATGCCGACGTTGTCGCGTGCAACGGTCGACGAAATCTGCACGCAGATCGTGCTGCAGCTGTTTCATCTGTCGCACGAGTACATCGTCAACGCGGAACATCGCGACGCGCTCGTCGATTACACGGAGCGTTTCATCGTGCGGCTATTTGCGGGTGCGATGGTGCTCGAGGAGCACGGCGCGCAGGCCTGA
- a CDS encoding tetratricopeptide repeat protein has protein sequence MKKFLAAACLSLMLASGAVFAAVPTVQQIESAMAQGNWQQADSGLKQVLEAHPNNARAHYLYAQVLDREGRTADALAQIQQAKTLDPQIRFTDASRFAQTEARLRRDAERSGAATSTNRTGNPFVQQNAPAIQQQNAVVQQAPQRHGPSMGAWIGIVLVIGAIALVLRWTLRRARNAGATQSDDERRAQLKRATELLNKVRSLKLDVRLSTVPGHEALEKEVEGLEAQLREQVEALSGAKNPVPPYQLEELERNVESLQARAEGRPDPHAGGNAQTYSGDSAYAREADERFGRSQQQPPYPQQPYPQQQPPVIVQQGGGFGGGMGGLLTGVLLGEALNSGRDRVVERDVIVDDETRRRGGGGDNGNLDFGQGSNDWNDGGSGGGDVDMGSNDDSGGWSDT, from the coding sequence ATGAAGAAATTCCTCGCAGCAGCGTGTCTGTCGCTGATGCTCGCCTCGGGTGCCGTGTTCGCGGCGGTACCGACCGTGCAGCAGATCGAATCCGCGATGGCGCAGGGCAACTGGCAGCAGGCCGACAGCGGTCTCAAGCAGGTGCTCGAAGCGCATCCGAACAACGCGCGTGCGCATTACCTGTACGCCCAGGTGCTCGATCGCGAAGGCCGCACCGCCGACGCGCTCGCGCAGATCCAGCAGGCGAAAACGCTCGATCCGCAGATCCGCTTCACCGACGCGTCGCGTTTCGCACAGACCGAAGCGCGCCTCCGCCGCGACGCGGAACGCTCGGGTGCGGCGACCAGCACTAACCGCACGGGTAATCCGTTCGTTCAGCAAAACGCGCCTGCTATCCAGCAACAAAATGCGGTCGTACAGCAAGCACCGCAACGTCACGGCCCGTCGATGGGTGCATGGATCGGCATCGTGCTCGTGATCGGCGCGATCGCGCTGGTGCTGCGCTGGACGCTGCGCCGCGCACGCAATGCAGGGGCTACGCAAAGCGACGACGAACGCCGTGCGCAATTGAAGCGCGCCACCGAGCTGCTGAACAAAGTGCGTTCGCTGAAGCTCGACGTGCGGCTGTCCACGGTGCCCGGACACGAGGCGCTCGAAAAAGAAGTCGAAGGTCTTGAAGCGCAGTTGCGCGAACAGGTCGAAGCGCTGTCGGGCGCGAAGAATCCTGTGCCGCCGTATCAGCTCGAAGAGCTCGAACGCAACGTCGAGAGTTTGCAGGCGCGCGCCGAAGGTCGTCCCGATCCGCATGCGGGCGGCAACGCGCAGACCTACTCGGGCGATTCCGCGTACGCACGCGAAGCGGACGAACGCTTCGGTCGCTCGCAACAGCAACCGCCCTATCCTCAACAGCCTTATCCGCAGCAACAGCCGCCGGTGATTGTCCAGCAAGGCGGTGGGTTCGGCGGCGGGATGGGGGGGCTGCTGACCGGTGTGCTGCTCGGCGAGGCGCTGAATTCGGGCCGCGATCGTGTGGTCGAGCGTGACGTGATCGTCGATGACGAAACGCGTCGGCGTGGCGGCGGTGGCGATAACGGCAATCTCGACTTCGGCCAGGGCTCGAACGACTGGAACGACGGCGGCTCGGGCGGCGGCGACGTCGACATGGGCAGCAACGACGATTCGGGCGGCTGGAGCGATACCTAA
- a CDS encoding PspA/IM30 family protein, whose translation MSLFDSISRTLKGLLNDAADSVQDPSRDSRQIVRELDDSIAKAENSLIEIQAQVATQQSKRDVAADKAKKYEDGAKRSLQSGDENLAREALGAQANAEAERDALAHELSTLEPSVDQLKQQIDDMRQRRNDLNARSNILQAKQQIAQAKDVAASALGGIGGIGGKNLSEDFQKLEDKVALSNARSDARLNSADTKSGKALDDKLADLNRGPSVDDRLEALKKQLNTPAQ comes from the coding sequence ACGCCGCCGATTCCGTGCAGGACCCGTCGCGCGATTCGCGGCAAATCGTCCGCGAACTCGACGACAGCATCGCGAAAGCGGAAAACTCGCTGATCGAGATTCAGGCCCAGGTCGCGACGCAACAGAGCAAGCGCGACGTCGCCGCCGACAAGGCGAAGAAGTACGAAGACGGCGCGAAGCGCTCGCTGCAATCGGGCGATGAAAACCTCGCACGCGAAGCACTCGGCGCACAGGCCAACGCGGAAGCGGAACGCGATGCGCTCGCGCACGAACTTTCGACGCTCGAACCGTCGGTCGATCAGTTGAAGCAGCAGATCGACGACATGCGTCAGCGCCGCAACGATCTGAACGCGCGCTCGAACATCCTGCAGGCGAAGCAGCAGATCGCGCAGGCGAAGGACGTCGCGGCGTCCGCGCTCGGCGGGATCGGCGGGATCGGCGGCAAGAATCTCTCCGAGGATTTCCAGAAGCTGGAAGACAAGGTCGCACTGTCGAATGCACGCTCGGACGCCCGGCTGAATTCCGCCGACACGAAGAGCGGCAAGGCCCTCGACGACAAGCTCGCGGATCTGAATCGCGGCCCGTCGGTCGACGACCGTCTCGAAGCGTTGAAGAAGCAGTTGAATACGCCGGCGCAGTAA